Proteins encoded by one window of Ignavibacteriota bacterium:
- the mdh gene encoding malate dehydrogenase, translating to MAKKKIALIGGGQIGGVLAQLIAQKELGDVVLFDIVEDMPQGKTLDIAEASRIDGFDVNLKGANQYSEIDNADLVIITAGLPRKPGMSRDDLLVTNAKIMKSVAEGVKEFAPNSIVIIISNPLDAMVTLFQKVTGFPHNRVIGQAGVLDSSRFSTFIAWELGVSVKDINAMVLGGHGDTMVPLVRYANVNGVPVMELLERKYNDAAKAKEVMTAMVERTKMAGGEVVKLLKTGSAFYSPASAAISMAESILGDQKRVLASCVYLNGEYNVNGYYVGVPAVLGETGCERILEISLNDEEQALFTNSVNAVSSLVADMERLGF from the coding sequence ATGGCTAAGAAAAAAATTGCATTAATTGGTGGAGGTCAAATTGGTGGAGTTTTGGCTCAGCTGATTGCTCAAAAAGAATTGGGAGATGTTGTTCTTTTTGATATAGTTGAAGATATGCCTCAAGGGAAAACGCTTGATATAGCTGAAGCTTCGCGTATTGACGGTTTCGATGTTAATTTGAAAGGCGCAAATCAATATAGTGAAATTGATAACGCGGATTTGGTTATTATTACTGCAGGTTTACCGCGTAAACCGGGAATGAGTCGTGATGATTTATTGGTAACAAATGCCAAAATTATGAAATCGGTTGCGGAAGGTGTTAAAGAATTTGCTCCAAATTCAATTGTTATAATTATTTCCAATCCTTTGGACGCAATGGTAACTCTTTTCCAAAAAGTTACAGGTTTTCCGCATAATAGAGTTATTGGTCAAGCAGGCGTCTTGGATTCCTCAAGATTTTCAACTTTTATAGCTTGGGAATTGGGCGTATCTGTTAAAGATATTAATGCAATGGTACTTGGCGGACATGGCGATACAATGGTTCCGCTTGTGCGTTATGCAAATGTTAACGGCGTTCCTGTTATGGAATTGCTTGAAAGAAAATATAACGATGCCGCTAAAGCAAAGGAAGTAATGACCGCTATGGTTGAAAGAACTAAAATGGCAGGCGGAGAAGTTGTAAAATTATTAAAAACGGGTTCGGCTTTTTATTCGCCGGCATCAGCCGCTATCTCAATGGCAGAATCGATATTAGGCGATCAAAAAAGAGTGCTCGCATCTTGCGTATATTTAAATGGCGAATATAACGTAAATGGATATTATGTAGGTGTTCCCGCTGTTCTTGGAGAAACCGGCTGTGAAAGAATTCTCGAAATTTCTCTAAACGACGAAGAGCAAGCATTATTTACAAATTCGGTTAACGCCGTATCAAGTTTAGTTGCAGATATGGAAAGATTAGGATTCTAA
- a CDS encoding ATP-binding protein: MTKSFNKTYKSNPENLPDIEKFVLDTIQNELKINDQKKDSIEIAIAEAAANSIIHGNHKDPNKSVSVKIVLNAKKIVISFKDEGNGFTPEKVPDPTKPENILKGSGRGIYIMKSLADDVKYKFTKRSAEVILTFNL, translated from the coding sequence GTGACGAAAAGTTTTAATAAAACATATAAAAGTAATCCTGAAAATTTACCGGATATTGAAAAATTTGTTCTTGATACAATTCAGAATGAATTAAAAATAAATGATCAGAAAAAAGATTCGATAGAAATTGCAATAGCAGAAGCCGCTGCTAACAGTATAATTCACGGAAACCATAAGGATCCAAACAAATCCGTTTCTGTTAAAATAGTTTTAAATGCAAAAAAAATTGTTATATCCTTTAAAGATGAAGGCAACGGATTTACTCCTGAAAAAGTGCCTGATCCAACTAAACCGGAAAATATTTTAAAGGGCAGCGGACGCGGTATATATATAATGAAATCTCTTGCTGATGACGTAAAATATAAATTCACAAAAAGATCCGCAGAAGTAATTTTAACATTTAACTTATAA
- a CDS encoding MBL fold metallo-hydrolase produces the protein MEIQFIGAAQTVTGSMHLVATGTTKFLVDCGMYQGKRKEAFEINRNFEFFDPREIDFIILTHAHIDHSGNLPTLVSKGFKGKIYTTFATRDLVTIMLRDSAHIQEMDVEFVNKRRAKQGKNLFEPLYTAKDVSNTLKLIVGLNYHHDFDITPDIKLYFADAGHILGSAVSHLTIKENGKEINIGFSGDLGRPNLPILRDHEKIRDVDYFVCESTYGGRTHDNPKDSEQSLARVVNRAVQRNAKIIVPAFSVGRTQELVYALHRIFLKNDAPIIPVYVDSPLSVNATEVFRLHPECFDNETEEFILKNKDPFGFNQLNYISEVSESKELNNYNGPLMIISSSGMCEAGRILHHLRNNIEDPNNIILMVGYSAQDTLGRRIMDKSEFIKIFGEEFKLKAEVIVLNSFSAHADANELIDYVNQFDKSKLKEIFLVHGDFDQQEIFKNRILENGFAKVYIPKQGDVFVLD, from the coding sequence ATGGAAATCCAATTTATCGGCGCAGCGCAAACTGTTACGGGTTCAATGCATTTAGTTGCAACCGGAACTACAAAATTTTTGGTCGATTGCGGAATGTATCAAGGAAAAAGAAAAGAAGCTTTTGAGATAAATAGAAATTTTGAATTTTTTGATCCAAGAGAAATTGATTTTATAATTTTAACTCACGCGCACATCGATCACTCCGGCAATTTACCGACTTTGGTTAGTAAAGGATTTAAAGGAAAAATTTATACAACTTTCGCAACAAGAGATTTGGTTACAATTATGCTGAGAGACAGCGCACACATTCAAGAGATGGACGTTGAATTTGTAAATAAAAGAAGGGCAAAGCAGGGTAAAAATTTATTTGAGCCTCTTTATACTGCCAAAGATGTTTCTAATACATTGAAGTTAATTGTTGGATTAAACTACCATCATGATTTTGATATAACGCCAGATATTAAATTATATTTTGCGGACGCGGGACATATTTTAGGCTCTGCCGTTTCACATTTAACTATTAAAGAAAACGGGAAGGAAATAAATATTGGATTCAGCGGAGATTTAGGAAGACCAAATTTACCCATTTTAAGGGATCATGAAAAAATTAGAGACGTAGATTATTTCGTTTGTGAAAGCACATATGGCGGAAGAACTCATGATAATCCAAAGGATTCCGAACAAAGTTTGGCACGCGTTGTAAATAGAGCTGTTCAGCGTAATGCAAAGATTATTGTTCCGGCTTTCAGCGTTGGTAGAACTCAGGAATTAGTATATGCTCTGCATAGAATTTTCCTTAAAAATGATGCTCCAATTATACCGGTTTATGTTGATAGCCCGCTTTCAGTAAATGCTACGGAAGTATTCAGACTTCATCCAGAATGTTTTGATAATGAAACTGAAGAATTTATTTTAAAGAACAAAGACCCTTTCGGTTTTAATCAATTGAATTATATTTCCGAAGTTTCAGAATCAAAGGAACTAAACAATTATAATGGACCTTTGATGATAATTTCAAGTTCGGGAATGTGCGAAGCCGGTAGAATTCTTCATCATTTAAGAAATAATATAGAAGATCCTAACAATATTATTTTAATGGTTGGATATTCCGCTCAGGATACTTTAGGCAGAAGAATTATGGATAAAAGTGAATTCATAAAGATTTTTGGAGAAGAATTTAAACTTAAAGCCGAAGTAATTGTATTAAATTCTTTCAGTGCTCATGCAGATGCAAATGAGTTGATAGATTATGTTAATCAATTTGATAAGTCAAAATTAAAAGAAATATTTTTGGTTCACGGAGATTTTGATCAGCAGGAAATATTTAAAAATAGAATTTTAGAAAACGGTTTTGCTAAAGTTTATATTCCAAAACAAGGTGATGTTTTCGTTTTGGATTAG
- the pta gene encoding phosphate acetyltransferase, with protein MADLQLIEEIKSKAKNLRRTIVLPESHDDRVLKAAQKLTSEGIAKVITLGNEDKIRARAKELEVDLSGVRIIDYEKSEMFSDFANIFFNMRKHKGLTIEQARETLKRDLFFGAMMVKESKADGFVAGSTASTGDVLRAALQCVGMPDGISIVSSFFLMIFPNRVFSFADCAVVPNPDAAQLADIAITTAENHKKLTGEEPYVAMLSFSTKGSAKHELVDKVLEATAIAKQKNPNLMIDGELQFDAAIVDSIGKKKAPESTVAGRANVLVFPDLQAGNIGYKIAQRLGGAEAVGPVVQGLKKPLFDLSRGCSVDDIVNTSAIAALMA; from the coding sequence ATGGCAGATTTACAATTAATTGAAGAAATAAAATCGAAAGCAAAAAATTTAAGAAGAACAATTGTACTTCCCGAATCACACGATGACAGAGTTTTAAAAGCCGCTCAAAAATTAACAAGCGAAGGAATTGCGAAAGTTATTACACTTGGAAATGAAGATAAAATTCGTGCAAGAGCAAAAGAATTGGAAGTTGACCTTTCCGGTGTTAGAATAATTGATTATGAAAAATCAGAAATGTTCAGCGATTTTGCCAATATTTTTTTTAACATGAGAAAACACAAAGGCTTAACAATTGAACAGGCAAGAGAAACATTAAAACGTGATTTATTTTTCGGCGCAATGATGGTTAAAGAATCCAAAGCTGATGGATTTGTTGCGGGCTCAACCGCTTCTACGGGAGACGTTTTACGAGCTGCTTTGCAGTGCGTTGGAATGCCGGATGGAATTTCAATTGTTTCAAGTTTCTTTTTAATGATTTTTCCAAACAGAGTTTTCAGCTTTGCGGATTGTGCGGTTGTTCCAAATCCCGATGCTGCTCAATTAGCCGATATAGCAATTACAACAGCTGAAAATCATAAAAAATTAACCGGTGAAGAACCTTATGTTGCCATGCTTTCTTTTTCTACTAAAGGAAGCGCGAAACATGAATTGGTGGATAAAGTTTTAGAAGCAACTGCAATCGCAAAGCAAAAAAATCCAAATTTAATGATTGACGGTGAACTTCAGTTCGATGCTGCAATTGTTGATTCAATTGGGAAGAAAAAAGCTCCGGAAAGTACTGTTGCAGGTCGCGCAAATGTTTTGGTTTTCCCTGATCTGCAAGCCGGAAATATTGGTTATAAAATTGCTCAAAGATTAGGCGGAGCGGAAGCTGTTGGTCCGGTTGTTCAAGGTTTGAAAAAACCGTTATTTGATTTAAGTCGCGGATGCAGTGTTGATGATATTGTAAATACTTCGGCGATTGCTGCTTTAATGGCATAA
- a CDS encoding heme-binding domain-containing protein, whose product MNKIKKIILVVIAVFVIIQFIRIDKSNPQTNPTSDIINITNPPSEVKSILKNACYDCHSYETKYPWYAEIAPVSWLLKNHINDGRRHINFSTWGEVSNNEKKLHRLDECVEVVKEREMPMKPYVLMHKEAELTEEQVNLLANWFSAQKDSL is encoded by the coding sequence ATGAATAAAATTAAAAAAATTATTTTGGTAGTAATTGCTGTTTTTGTAATTATACAATTTATCAGAATTGATAAATCAAATCCACAAACAAATCCGACAAGCGATATTATAAATATTACAAATCCGCCTTCAGAAGTGAAAAGTATTTTGAAGAACGCGTGTTACGATTGTCATTCCTACGAAACAAAATATCCTTGGTATGCGGAAATTGCTCCCGTTTCCTGGCTGCTTAAAAATCATATAAACGATGGAAGAAGACACATAAATTTTTCAACTTGGGGCGAGGTAAGTAACAATGAAAAAAAACTACATCGACTTGATGAGTGTGTTGAAGTTGTAAAAGAACGCGAGATGCCGATGAAACCTTATGTACTTATGCATAAAGAAGCCGAATTGACAGAAGAACAAGTTAATTTACTTGCAAATTGGTTTTCAGCTCAAAAAGATTCATTATAA
- a CDS encoding TerB family tellurite resistance protein translates to MFEFILDNFRKCKEGKDLENKNHAIKIAACALFLEMAQANGDFSEVEKSKIFDIFKSNFSLTENEINQLISESQEKIKKSVSSYEFTEIVNQNFDNEEKYNLIKSLWHIAFADGNLDEFEDHYIKKIASNLNLSHRDRIAAKLEVKTELGSLKNN, encoded by the coding sequence ATGTTTGAATTTATATTAGATAATTTTAGAAAATGCAAAGAAGGAAAAGATCTCGAAAATAAAAATCATGCAATTAAAATTGCGGCATGCGCTTTGTTTTTAGAAATGGCTCAAGCAAACGGCGATTTTAGCGAAGTTGAAAAATCCAAAATTTTTGATATTTTTAAGTCAAATTTTTCATTGACGGAAAATGAAATAAATCAGCTAATATCCGAATCACAAGAAAAAATAAAAAAATCTGTAAGTTCTTATGAATTTACAGAGATAGTTAATCAAAATTTTGATAATGAAGAAAAATATAATCTTATAAAAAGTCTTTGGCATATTGCTTTTGCTGACGGTAATTTAGATGAATTTGAAGATCATTATATAAAAAAAATCGCAAGCAATCTTAATCTATCGCATAGAGATAGAATTGCTGCAAAGTTGGAAGTTAAAACTGAATTGGGTTCATTAAAAAATAACTAA
- the malQ gene encoding 4-alpha-glucanotransferase — translation MKFERSAGILLHPTSLPGDYGIGTIGRNAYRFVDILAESGQKLWQIFPLGPTGYGDSPYQSFSTFAGNPLLIDLDLLKEDGLLSESDLNSIPHFQNNNIDFGKLIEIKYQLLSIAFQNYKISGKVFSENCGTFCHENEYWLNDYALFMAVKEFHGGKLWTEWDKEIAFRLNNAVEKWTEKLEYRYNFQKFLQYTFYTQWKNLKTYANSKGIKIIGDVPIFIAYDSSDLWANKEYFSVGSDGKLETKAGVPPDYFSATGQLWGNPLYKWDVMQKDNFSWWKKRIQKTLELVDIVRIDHFRGLEAYWEIPGDAPTAQIGRWVKAPGRELFNEIKKDLGDLPIIAEDLGVITPGVEKLRDDFEFPGMKILQFAFGPNGDKNFLPHNYVKNCIVFTGSHDNDTTTGFFYKEKENNTGVYEWAQKYLNYFGDNLTQELIRTAYASVANFVVIPMQDILGLGSEARMNFPGKLGGNWTWRFDWSQVNSNLSLYLKSLVELYERNKVKLETKSDTNTPEKYLP, via the coding sequence ATGAAATTTGAAAGAAGTGCTGGAATTTTACTTCACCCAACTTCGCTTCCGGGTGATTATGGAATTGGGACAATTGGTAGAAATGCATATCGATTTGTTGATATTTTAGCCGAATCGGGTCAAAAACTATGGCAAATCTTTCCGCTTGGTCCAACAGGTTACGGAGATTCTCCTTATCAGTCATTTTCAACTTTTGCCGGCAATCCTCTGCTGATTGATCTTGATTTACTTAAAGAAGACGGTTTACTTTCCGAATCGGATTTAAATAGTATTCCCCATTTCCAAAATAATAATATTGATTTTGGAAAACTGATTGAAATAAAATATCAATTACTTTCTATTGCATTTCAGAATTATAAAATCTCTGGAAAAGTATTTTCAGAAAATTGCGGAACATTTTGCCATGAAAATGAATATTGGTTAAACGACTACGCTTTGTTTATGGCTGTTAAAGAATTCCATGGCGGAAAATTATGGACCGAATGGGATAAAGAAATTGCTTTCCGTTTGAACAATGCGGTAGAAAAATGGACTGAAAAATTAGAGTACAGATATAATTTTCAAAAATTTTTACAATATACTTTTTATACACAATGGAAAAATCTAAAGACCTACGCGAATTCCAAAGGAATAAAAATAATTGGCGATGTACCGATTTTTATAGCTTACGACAGTTCTGACCTTTGGGCAAATAAAGAATATTTCTCTGTTGGTAGTGACGGTAAACTTGAAACAAAAGCAGGAGTTCCGCCCGATTATTTTTCTGCTACAGGTCAGCTCTGGGGAAATCCGCTTTACAAATGGGATGTTATGCAGAAAGACAATTTCAGTTGGTGGAAAAAAAGAATTCAAAAAACGCTGGAATTGGTTGACATTGTTAGAATAGATCATTTTAGAGGATTGGAAGCATATTGGGAAATTCCCGGTGATGCGCCAACAGCTCAAATTGGTCGTTGGGTAAAAGCCCCTGGAAGAGAATTGTTTAATGAAATTAAAAAAGATCTCGGCGATCTTCCAATAATTGCCGAAGATCTTGGTGTTATAACTCCCGGCGTTGAAAAATTACGTGATGATTTTGAATTTCCGGGAATGAAAATTCTACAATTTGCTTTCGGTCCAAACGGAGACAAAAACTTTTTACCTCATAATTATGTAAAAAACTGCATTGTTTTTACCGGCTCACATGATAACGATACAACTACCGGTTTTTTCTATAAAGAAAAAGAAAATAATACCGGAGTTTATGAATGGGCGCAGAAATACTTAAATTACTTTGGCGATAATTTAACGCAAGAACTTATCAGAACAGCTTATGCGTCAGTCGCAAATTTTGTTGTTATTCCAATGCAGGATATTTTAGGATTGGGTTCAGAAGCCAGAATGAACTTCCCAGGTAAATTAGGAGGAAATTGGACTTGGCGTTTCGATTGGAGCCAAGTAAATTCTAATTTATCTTTATATTTAAAATCTTTAGTAGAACTTTATGAAAGAAATAAAGTTAAATTAGAAACAAAATCAGATACAAATACACCGGAAAAATATTTACCTTAA
- a CDS encoding vitamin B12-dependent ribonucleotide reductase: MKISRYYTVANQEPYSNIEFTKRTSEIKNPNGTIVFRMEDVLVPKSWSQVATDIITQKYFRKAGVPKLIKKMKEKGVPKWLQPSIPDDELLNELPEKDRFGGESDSRQVFHRLAGTWTYWGWKGNYFDTEEDAQAFYDELCYMLANQMAAPNSPQWFNTGLNWAYGINGPAQGHYYVDYKTAELTQAEDAYTHPQPHACFIQSVVDDLVNEDGIMDLWVREARLFKYGSGTGTNFSKIRGADEPLSGGGRSSGLMSFLKIGDRSAGAIKSGGTTRRAAKMVTLDIDHPDIEEFIDWKQHEEQKVAAIVTGSRLCNLHLNNIIKACYAEHPENDRFNKKSNKKLNAAIINARRSQIPENYIERVIQLAKLGFTSIEFPEYDTDWNSEAYATVSGQNSNNSVRVTNEFMNAVTLDSDWELVWRVEQKKAEKENRKPKACKTLRARDLWAQIGFAAWASADPGLEFDTTINEWHTCINDGKINASNPCSEYMFLDDTACNLASMNLVKFYDEEKQIFDIKSFRHATRLLTIVLEISVLMAQYPSKSVAQNSYDYRTLGLGYANLGSLLMIQGIPYDSKEGQAIAGAITAIMHMKSYATSSEMAKELGTFAKYEQNKENMQRVIRNHKRAAFNVPVEEYEGLSIYPMGIDPKFCPSDLLKAAQNDAVNAVDLGKKYGFRNAQVTVIAPTGTIGLVMDCDTTGIEPDYALVKFKKLAGGGYFKIINQSIPPALKRLGYNQEQINEIVKYAKGTGSLNGCPYINHETLKLKGFTEEILKKIEPILPTVFELNFAINTYTLGMDFCKNVLGLTDEQFKDYNLNILEQIGFKKQEISIANDYVCGTMTIEGAPFLKHEHYPVFDTASKCGKKGTRFIKTHAHINMMAAAQPFISGAISKTINLPSEAKITDVEDAYMTSWKMGIKANALYRDGSKLSQPLNSTSEDIIDAIEEEDENNNEIIKIAERIIHRYIAKRRRLPDRRTGYTQKAKIGGQTVYIRTGEYENGQLGEIFLDMHREGAAVRSLLNNFAIAISLGLQHGVPLEEFVDAFVFTKFEPSGMVTGNRRIKMATSIIDYIFRELAVTYLSRNDLSHVEEDELTRNKSYGTVAEPEYVSEEVISERMIHLDNSMDSNVKNSNSGNGISNGNGLHTKVAQMTKKVQEARILGYTGDICPECQSMTMVRNGTCLKCETCGSTTGCS; this comes from the coding sequence ATGAAAATTAGTCGTTATTATACTGTCGCTAATCAGGAACCTTATTCCAATATAGAATTCACAAAGCGAACTTCAGAAATTAAAAATCCCAACGGAACCATCGTATTTAGAATGGAAGATGTTTTGGTTCCAAAATCATGGTCACAAGTCGCTACCGATATTATAACTCAAAAATATTTCAGAAAAGCCGGCGTTCCAAAGTTAATAAAAAAAATGAAAGAAAAAGGTGTTCCAAAATGGCTTCAGCCTTCAATTCCTGATGATGAACTGTTAAATGAACTACCTGAAAAAGATAGATTTGGCGGTGAATCAGATTCTCGACAAGTTTTTCATAGATTGGCTGGAACTTGGACTTATTGGGGATGGAAAGGAAATTACTTTGATACTGAAGAAGATGCTCAAGCATTTTATGATGAATTATGTTATATGCTCGCAAATCAAATGGCAGCTCCAAATAGTCCGCAATGGTTTAATACGGGATTAAATTGGGCTTATGGAATTAACGGACCGGCGCAAGGTCATTATTATGTTGATTATAAAACAGCGGAATTAACACAAGCCGAAGATGCTTATACGCATCCGCAGCCTCATGCTTGCTTTATTCAATCTGTTGTTGATGATTTGGTAAACGAAGACGGAATTATGGATCTTTGGGTAAGAGAAGCAAGATTGTTCAAATATGGTTCAGGAACCGGTACAAACTTTTCTAAAATTAGAGGAGCCGACGAACCATTAAGCGGCGGTGGAAGATCATCAGGATTAATGTCATTTTTAAAAATTGGAGATAGATCTGCAGGTGCCATAAAATCAGGCGGAACAACCCGAAGAGCGGCTAAAATGGTTACATTGGATATCGATCATCCGGATATTGAAGAATTTATTGATTGGAAACAACACGAAGAACAAAAGGTTGCCGCAATTGTTACGGGTTCAAGATTGTGCAATCTGCATCTCAATAATATTATTAAAGCATGCTATGCTGAACATCCTGAAAATGATAGATTTAATAAAAAGAGCAATAAAAAATTAAACGCTGCAATTATAAATGCAAGAAGATCTCAAATACCTGAAAATTATATTGAGAGAGTTATTCAACTTGCAAAATTAGGTTTTACTTCAATAGAATTTCCTGAATACGACACTGATTGGAATTCTGAAGCTTATGCTACTGTTTCCGGACAAAATTCTAATAACAGCGTTAGAGTTACAAATGAATTTATGAATGCGGTCACTTTAGATTCTGATTGGGAATTGGTTTGGCGTGTTGAACAGAAAAAAGCGGAAAAAGAAAATAGAAAACCTAAAGCATGCAAAACATTGAGAGCAAGAGACTTATGGGCGCAAATCGGATTTGCGGCTTGGGCTTCAGCAGATCCCGGATTAGAGTTTGATACCACAATAAACGAATGGCATACGTGTATAAATGATGGAAAAATCAATGCCTCAAATCCTTGCAGCGAATATATGTTCCTTGATGATACGGCTTGTAATCTTGCTTCAATGAACTTGGTGAAATTTTATGATGAGGAAAAACAAATATTCGATATAAAATCATTTCGTCATGCAACACGTTTGTTAACTATTGTTTTAGAAATAAGTGTTTTAATGGCACAATACCCAAGTAAATCGGTTGCGCAAAATAGTTATGATTACAGAACACTTGGTTTGGGTTACGCTAATTTAGGTTCATTATTAATGATCCAAGGCATTCCATACGATAGTAAAGAAGGTCAGGCAATCGCCGGAGCAATTACCGCAATTATGCACATGAAATCTTATGCAACATCATCCGAAATGGCTAAAGAATTGGGGACTTTCGCAAAATATGAGCAGAATAAAGAAAATATGCAGCGAGTAATCAGAAATCACAAGAGAGCTGCATTTAATGTTCCGGTTGAAGAATACGAAGGTCTTTCAATCTATCCAATGGGAATTGATCCGAAATTCTGTCCATCAGATTTATTGAAAGCGGCACAGAACGACGCAGTAAATGCGGTTGATCTCGGGAAAAAATATGGTTTTAGAAATGCACAGGTTACAGTTATTGCACCGACAGGAACAATAGGTTTGGTAATGGATTGCGATACTACTGGAATTGAACCAGATTATGCATTGGTTAAATTTAAAAAATTGGCTGGCGGCGGATATTTCAAAATAATCAATCAATCAATTCCACCAGCGTTAAAAAGACTTGGTTATAACCAAGAGCAAATAAATGAAATTGTAAAATATGCAAAAGGCACCGGCTCATTAAACGGATGTCCATATATCAATCATGAAACATTAAAATTAAAAGGTTTCACTGAGGAAATTTTAAAGAAAATTGAACCAATTCTTCCAACAGTTTTTGAATTGAACTTTGCAATTAATACCTATACCCTAGGGATGGATTTTTGTAAAAATGTTCTTGGTCTTACGGATGAACAATTCAAAGATTATAATCTAAATATTCTTGAACAAATAGGATTTAAGAAACAAGAAATCTCTATAGCAAATGACTATGTTTGCGGAACAATGACAATTGAAGGCGCTCCTTTCTTAAAACATGAGCATTATCCTGTTTTTGATACAGCCAGCAAATGCGGGAAAAAAGGAACAAGATTTATTAAAACTCATGCGCACATCAATATGATGGCAGCAGCTCAGCCGTTCATTTCGGGGGCAATTTCCAAAACAATAAATTTACCTAGTGAAGCAAAAATTACGGATGTTGAAGATGCTTATATGACTTCGTGGAAAATGGGGATAAAAGCAAATGCTTTATATCGAGACGGATCAAAACTTTCGCAACCATTAAATTCAACTTCGGAAGATATTATTGACGCGATTGAAGAAGAAGATGAAAATAATAATGAAATTATTAAAATTGCCGAAAGAATTATTCATAGATATATTGCTAAAAGAAGAAGATTGCCGGATAGAAGAACAGGCTACACCCAAAAAGCAAAAATAGGCGGACAGACAGTTTATATAAGAACCGGCGAATATGAAAACGGTCAACTTGGTGAAATTTTCCTGGATATGCACAGAGAAGGAGCCGCTGTAAGAAGCTTATTGAATAATTTTGCAATAGCAATATCATTAGGTTTGCAACATGGTGTTCCATTGGAAGAATTTGTTGACGCGTTTGTTTTTACAAAATTTGAACCAAGCGGAATGGTAACAGGAAATAGAAGAATTAAAATGGCTACTTCAATAATAGATTATATTTTTAGAGAATTAGCAGTTACATATTTAAGCAGAAATGATCTTTCGCACGTTGAAGAGGATGAATTAACAAGAAATAAAAGTTATGGCACAGTTGCTGAACCGGAATATGTAAGTGAAGAAGTTATAAGCGAAAGAATGATCCATCTCGATAATTCTATGGACAGTAATGTTAAAAATTCTAATTCCGGAAACGGAATTTCAAATGGAAATGGATTACATACAAAAGTAGCACAAATGACCAAAAAAGTTCAAGAAGCAAGAATTTTAGGTTATACAGGTGATATTTGTCCCGAATGCCAAAGTATGACTATGGTTAGAAATGGCACTTGTTTGAAATGTGAAACTTGCGGATCAACAACTGGCTGCAGTTAA
- a CDS encoding YggS family pyridoxal phosphate-dependent enzyme, which produces MREIENNIENILQRIKTKCDSAGRNISEITLVAVSKLHSIEEIKIASKFGLINFGENKAQELDEKFKYLGKELNWHFIGHLQSNKVKTVVPIADLIHSVDSTKLAEEINKRAQNIDKVQKILLEVKTSDEISKYGIQDFDSLVKIIEYCKNLPNIRILGLMTMAPFTENETIIRNSFKKLANFKKLLIDKGFDFQHLSMGMTGDFEIAIEEGATILRIGTAIFGERNYLLNK; this is translated from the coding sequence ATGCGGGAAATTGAAAATAATATTGAGAATATTTTACAGAGAATAAAAACTAAATGTGATTCAGCAGGAAGAAACATTTCCGAAATTACTTTGGTTGCCGTCTCAAAACTTCATTCAATTGAAGAAATTAAAATTGCGTCAAAATTTGGACTAATAAATTTTGGTGAAAATAAAGCTCAAGAGTTGGATGAAAAATTCAAATATCTTGGGAAAGAACTTAATTGGCATTTCATTGGTCATTTACAATCTAATAAAGTTAAAACCGTTGTTCCAATTGCCGATTTAATTCATTCGGTTGATTCAACTAAATTAGCTGAAGAAATTAACAAAAGGGCACAAAATATTGATAAAGTTCAAAAAATATTACTTGAAGTTAAAACATCCGATGAAATTTCGAAATACGGAATTCAAGATTTTGATAGTCTTGTGAAAATAATAGAATATTGCAAAAATCTTCCGAATATTAGAATTTTAGGGCTAATGACAATGGCGCCCTTTACAGAAAATGAAACTATTATTCGAAATTCATTCAAAAAATTGGCTAATTTTAAGAAATTATTAATCGATAAAGGTTTTGATTTTCAGCATTTATCAATGGGTATGACGGGTGATTTTGAGATAGCAATTGAAGAAGGCGCGACAATTTTACGTATTGGGACGGCAATTTTTGGAGAAAGAAATTATTTGTTAAATAAATAA